A single window of Chloracidobacterium sp. DNA harbors:
- a CDS encoding ATP-binding protein, whose product MRRRKTAIFFLVLGIVLSVLAVALNIGWIILNVREVVLLVLGIIFFALIITGLILNTIFLVREIRRNEQHDAFLNAVTHELKTPIASIKLYLETLKTRELTKEKREEFYDIMLSDNKRLLNTVEQVLQASRTREKSRPMNLAEIDLGELIVEAIATIRNQRHLGESDIRFTGPSESVKVLGDRLELHTAIVNLLENAFKYSGAEPRVSIRLKPASKNKAEIYVRDNGIGIARSDLKRIFKRFYRVPNASVDAAKGTGLGLAIVRSIVEKHGGRIRAQSKGEGKGSTFIIQLPRNRA is encoded by the coding sequence ATGCGCCGGCGTAAGACAGCTATTTTCTTTCTCGTACTCGGTATCGTCCTGTCGGTATTGGCGGTCGCGCTCAATATCGGGTGGATCATCCTGAATGTCCGCGAGGTCGTTCTGCTAGTGCTCGGGATCATATTTTTTGCCCTGATCATCACTGGACTGATCCTCAATACGATATTTCTCGTCCGCGAGATCCGCCGTAACGAGCAGCACGACGCCTTTCTCAATGCTGTCACCCACGAGCTAAAAACGCCCATTGCCTCGATCAAGCTCTACCTCGAGACGCTCAAGACTCGCGAACTGACCAAGGAAAAACGCGAAGAGTTTTACGACATAATGCTGTCGGATAATAAGCGCCTGCTGAACACGGTCGAACAGGTCCTACAGGCTAGCCGGACGCGTGAAAAGAGCCGACCGATGAATCTCGCTGAGATCGACCTGGGCGAATTGATCGTCGAAGCGATCGCGACGATCCGCAACCAGCGTCATCTCGGTGAGAGTGATATTCGCTTTACGGGTCCGAGCGAGTCGGTCAAGGTGCTCGGTGACCGTTTAGAACTGCATACCGCGATCGTAAACCTGCTCGAAAACGCCTTTAAGTACTCAGGGGCCGAGCCAAGAGTCTCGATCCGGCTCAAACCCGCCAGCAAGAATAAAGCTGAGATCTATGTCCGCGATAACGGCATCGGCATCGCCCGCAGCGACCTCAAGCGCATCTTCAAACGCTTTTACCGCGTACCGAATGCGTCGGTCGATGCCGCCAAAGGCACCGGCCTCGGCCTCGCCATCGTTCGCTCGATCGTCGAAAAACACGGCGGCCGCATCCGCGCCCAAAGCAAAGGCGAGGGCAAAGGTTCAACATTTATAATTCAATTGCCCAGGAATAGGGCCTGA
- the dapF gene encoding diaminopimelate epimerase yields MNTLNFSKFHGFGNDYIVIEGSSLTAGTDLSTLAAAICDRHTGAGADGIAVLERLDGVDADYNCEIVNPDGSIAGFSGNGTRCAVAFLHHSGNWEADDLRLRTRSGIKRFHLLESAAGHFEFTAEIGIPHFTSREVPFASDELIHSVIDREVVLGDQAILVSAINVGNPVACIFVENFDFDWRDVGREMESHPLFPERANIVFVKVHDRANIELRIWERGVGETSASGTCSASAAVLCAFTGKTGHDVTVESPGGKTGVTWRDDNEIVLTGSADLAYTGSWPL; encoded by the coding sequence ATGAACACTCTCAACTTTAGTAAATTTCACGGTTTTGGAAACGATTACATTGTCATCGAGGGCTCTTCGCTCACGGCGGGCACGGATCTTTCAACGCTTGCGGCGGCGATCTGCGATCGGCATACCGGAGCAGGTGCGGACGGTATCGCGGTACTCGAGCGACTCGACGGTGTCGATGCCGACTATAATTGCGAGATCGTCAATCCGGATGGATCGATCGCCGGATTTTCCGGTAATGGCACCCGGTGCGCGGTAGCGTTTCTGCATCATTCCGGAAATTGGGAGGCAGACGACCTACGCCTGCGGACGCGCAGCGGCATCAAGCGCTTTCACCTGCTCGAGTCGGCGGCGGGCCATTTTGAATTTACGGCCGAGATCGGCATACCGCACTTTACCAGTCGCGAGGTGCCATTTGCGTCCGACGAACTGATCCACTCAGTGATCGACCGCGAAGTAGTCCTCGGCGATCAGGCAATATTGGTTTCGGCCATCAATGTCGGCAATCCCGTTGCGTGTATCTTCGTAGAAAACTTTGATTTTGACTGGCGCGATGTCGGCCGCGAGATGGAGAGCCATCCATTGTTTCCCGAGCGTGCCAATATCGTTTTTGTAAAGGTACACGACCGAGCGAATATCGAGCTTCGCATATGGGAACGAGGCGTTGGCGAAACCTCGGCGTCAGGAACGTGTTCGGCCAGTGCAGCCGTGCTCTGCGCATTTACCGGTAAGACCGGCCACGATGTGACAGTCGAGAGCCCCGGCGGCAAAACCGGCGTTACCTGGCGCGACGACAACGAAATAGTCCTAACAGGCTCCGCCGACCTCGCTTACACAGGGTCGTGGCCGCTTTAG